Genomic window (Isachenkonia alkalipeptolytica):
TTGGTCACATCCTCTACATTGATGGAGATCCCGGCACTGTTGATCACAATATCCACACTGCCCCACTGCTTCACACAAGCATCCACGGCCCTTTTGCACTGACCGTCCTTCGTTAGGTCCGCCTGAATGTAGTGATACTCCACGCCGCATTTTTCCACTTCCTGTTTTACGTCTCCGTTATCCCCGGATATGCTAACGGCTAACACATTGGCTCCCGCCTTGGCCAGGGCTACGGAAAATGCTTGGCCCAAACCGCTATTTCCTCCGGTGACAATGGCATTTTTCCCCTTCAAGGAAAAATAACTCATATCGAAATCCGTCAAATTCATAAGTTGTACCCTCCAGCTTTTAGATTTAACTCTCTCGGCGTCTGTAGACTTCCTGTTTTTTCAGATGATGTTCTTTTTCTTTATGCTTTTTTCTTTTTTCCTTGGTGTTTATGGCTTGGTGTTTATGGCTTGGTGTTTATGGCTTAACCTTTAGGCCTTTCTCTTAATTGTCTTTATTCCTTCGCCGGTTCATCTTGATTCTTCCCCTGATGAATCCGCTCCAGGAGTTTTTCAACAAATACCTTGCCGTCTCCCGCCACTACAATATCGGCGATGCTGCAAATCGGCGCCCGGCTTTTTTTATTCACCGCAATGACGTGCTCCGGAGTTTTCAGCCCTTCAATATGCTGAATGGAGCCGCTGATGCCAATGGCAATGTAGAGTTTCGGGCTGACGGTTTTTCCCGACTGGCCTACCTGGATGCTCCTCGGGGCAATGTCCTGGTCGATGATCTTTCGACTGGCGGCAACCTGTCCCTTCAAGGCTTGGGCCAGGGCCTCCAGCTCATTAAAATACCGAGCGGCACCTCCGCCGCCGGCGATTAGCACCTCGCTTTCCCGAATATCCGCCGCACTTTCCTGCTTTTTTCTTCGAAGAAGCTTGATCCCCGGCTCTTGGATATGATCAAAAGAGACGGTTTGCCACCGGCTTTTTACGGTCCGGGACCGGTCCCACTGAAAAACCTTTTGCCGAACGCTCATCATCAGCGGTCCTGCTCCCCGGTTCTTAATCGCCGCCATCAGCTTTCCGCTGTAGGCAGGGCGTATCAGTTCGATGTTTTCTCCGTCGGATTCAATGGCGGTAACATCGGCGGTCAGTCCGGTCTTAAGGCGCATGGAAAGCCTGGGGGCAAGCATTCTTCCCACATGGTCCGCGGGGATTAAAATGCTGTGGAAATCGTAGAGGCGGTGGAGTTTTTCCATGCAGTTGGTCAGGTTTTTT
Coding sequences:
- a CDS encoding electron transfer flavoprotein subunit alpha/FixB family protein; amino-acid sequence: MKKCLIYAGKENIQDAIDLIDAADRLYGREAAEIYGFGDPEALQELEGHFDVLIRGEVRKDLENTEQASAEQASAEQASAEQGMRHDDSRDGTQGMRQYSGSEYTVIHEEIFYDIKNLTNCMEKLHRLYDFHSILIPADHVGRMLAPRLSMRLKTGLTADVTAIESDGENIELIRPAYSGKLMAAIKNRGAGPLMMSVRQKVFQWDRSRTVKSRWQTVSFDHIQEPGIKLLRRKKQESAADIRESEVLIAGGGGAARYFNELEALAQALKGQVAASRKIIDQDIAPRSIQVGQSGKTVSPKLYIAIGISGSIQHIEGLKTPEHVIAVNKKSRAPICSIADIVVAGDGKVFVEKLLERIHQGKNQDEPAKE